The Blastocatellia bacterium genome includes a region encoding these proteins:
- the leuD gene encoding 3-isopropylmalate dehydratase small subunit: MEPFKRHTGLVATLDRVNVDTDQIIPKQFLKRIERSGFGQFLFYDWRFTPEGEINSEFELNEARFADASILLARANFGCGSSREHAPWALADYGFRAIIAPSFADIFYNNCFKNGLLPVQLEEAEVERLFTAASAIPGYELTIDLERQWVVDDWGNKFGFAVDPFRRECLLKGLDDIGLTLQHEDAIAEYEARRIAIT, encoded by the coding sequence ATGGAACCATTCAAGCGACACACGGGGCTGGTAGCGACGCTCGACCGCGTCAACGTTGACACGGATCAGATCATCCCCAAGCAATTCCTCAAGCGCATCGAGCGCAGCGGCTTCGGGCAGTTCCTGTTTTACGACTGGCGCTTCACACCCGAAGGCGAGATCAACAGCGAGTTTGAATTGAATGAGGCGCGCTTCGCGGACGCATCGATCTTGCTGGCGCGGGCGAATTTCGGCTGCGGCTCGTCGCGCGAGCATGCGCCGTGGGCGCTCGCGGATTACGGCTTCCGCGCCATCATCGCGCCGTCGTTCGCCGACATCTTTTATAACAACTGCTTCAAGAACGGCCTGCTGCCGGTGCAGCTTGAAGAGGCAGAAGTCGAGCGCCTGTTCACGGCGGCCAGCGCCATTCCCGGCTACGAGTTGACGATTGATCTGGAGCGCCAGTGGGTCGTGGACGACTGGGGCAACAAGTTCGGCTTCGCTGTTGATCCGTTCCGCCGCGAGTGTTTGCTCAAGGGCCTTGATGACATTGGGCTGACGCTTCAGCACGAAGACGCCATTGCCGAATACGAGGCCCGTCGCATCGCGATTACGTAA
- a CDS encoding LysR substrate-binding domain-containing protein: MDLFQLEIFLTVAREGSFSRAAEKLYRTQPAISQAIRKLEREVGEALFDRSSRDGTLTDAGQLLQEYAQKLLNLRGEARTALKELREMHKGKLAIAANEFTCLYLLPALAEFRRLYPAIKVTVHRALASRIPADVLKHAVEMAVLSFNPEEPLLRSIVVYNDELVFIVNPRHPLASSRQVSIRQLGAETFVAHNVQSPYRAKVIQAFKRHKTPLNMDVELPTIEAIKRFVSSGTGVALVPGICVEAEIARGELVRIPVRELRIERKLRLVYRKNASLSHAARAFLKVAEQMAEERKGRYLYHADR; this comes from the coding sequence ATGGACTTATTTCAGCTAGAAATCTTCTTGACCGTGGCGCGCGAAGGCAGCTTCTCGCGCGCCGCCGAAAAACTCTACCGCACGCAGCCGGCCATCAGTCAGGCGATTCGCAAGCTGGAGCGCGAAGTCGGCGAGGCGCTCTTCGACCGCTCGTCGCGCGACGGCACGCTGACGGACGCCGGCCAGTTGTTGCAGGAGTACGCGCAGAAGCTCTTGAACCTGCGCGGCGAGGCGCGCACGGCGCTCAAAGAGTTGCGCGAGATGCACAAGGGCAAGCTGGCGATTGCCGCCAACGAGTTCACCTGTCTCTACCTGCTGCCGGCGCTCGCAGAGTTCCGCCGCCTCTATCCGGCGATCAAGGTCACCGTGCACCGGGCGCTGGCGAGCCGCATCCCGGCCGACGTGCTGAAGCACGCGGTCGAGATGGCCGTCCTCTCTTTCAATCCCGAAGAACCGCTGCTGCGCTCGATTGTCGTCTATAACGACGAGCTGGTCTTCATCGTCAACCCCAGGCATCCGCTGGCGTCGTCGCGGCAGGTCAGCATCCGTCAGCTCGGAGCCGAGACCTTCGTTGCTCATAACGTTCAGTCGCCTTATCGGGCGAAAGTGATTCAGGCATTCAAGCGCCACAAGACGCCGCTCAACATGGACGTCGAGCTGCCGACGATTGAAGCCATCAAGCGCTTTGTCTCAAGCGGCACAGGCGTCGCGCTGGTGCCGGGCATCTGCGTCGAGGCCGAGATCGCGCGCGGCGAGCTGGTGCGCATCCCCGTGCGCGAGCTGCGCATTGAGCGCAAGCTGCGGCTGGTCTATCGTAAGAATGCCAGCTTGTCACATGCGGCGCGGGCTTTTTTAAAAGTCGCCGAGCAGATGGCCGAGGAGCGCAAAGGGCGTTACCTCTACCATGCGGATCGTTGA
- the leuB gene encoding 3-isopropylmalate dehydrogenase: MQIKITVLPGDGIGPEVTSEAVRVLEAVARKFDHRLVYTSEKIGGVAINEFNDPLPAETLAACLQSQAVLLGAVGHPDFDNHPPHLRPEAGLLRIRNALGAYANLRPARLFAALADASPLKAVVIEATDMLIVRELLGGLYFGQPRGDDGDSVINTMRYSATEVERISRVAFDLARKRRRKVTSVDKSNVLEVSRLWRQTVIRVAQDYPDVTLEHQLVDSCAMALVSRPASFDVILTENMFGDILSDEAGAVVGSLGLLASASTGGPVGLYEPVHGSAPDIAGQGIANPLGAILSAAMMLRYSFDLDAEAAAIEAAVERTLAAGHRTRDLAAAGESAISTTDMGQRIIEQLG, translated from the coding sequence ATGCAGATCAAGATCACCGTTCTTCCCGGCGACGGCATCGGCCCCGAAGTCACTTCGGAAGCCGTGCGCGTGCTCGAAGCCGTCGCTCGGAAATTCGACCACCGGCTCGTCTACACCAGCGAAAAGATCGGCGGCGTCGCCATCAACGAATTCAATGACCCGCTGCCCGCCGAGACGCTCGCGGCCTGTTTGCAATCGCAAGCGGTGTTGCTCGGCGCAGTCGGCCACCCTGACTTCGACAATCACCCGCCGCACCTGCGGCCCGAAGCCGGCTTGCTGAGGATTCGCAACGCGCTCGGCGCGTATGCCAACCTGCGCCCGGCGCGACTGTTCGCGGCGCTGGCAGACGCCTCGCCGCTCAAGGCCGTTGTGATCGAAGCCACAGACATGCTGATCGTCCGCGAGCTGCTCGGCGGGCTCTATTTCGGCCAGCCGCGCGGCGATGATGGCGACAGCGTCATCAACACCATGCGTTACAGCGCCACGGAGGTCGAGCGCATCAGTCGCGTCGCCTTCGACCTGGCGCGCAAGCGGCGGCGCAAGGTGACCTCCGTAGACAAGTCGAACGTGCTGGAAGTCTCGCGCCTCTGGCGACAGACGGTGATTCGCGTCGCTCAGGATTACCCGGACGTGACGCTTGAGCATCAACTGGTGGACTCGTGCGCGATGGCGCTGGTCAGCCGGCCGGCGAGCTTCGACGTGATCCTCACAGAGAACATGTTCGGCGATATTCTCTCGGACGAAGCGGGCGCGGTCGTCGGATCATTAGGGCTGCTGGCGTCTGCGAGCACGGGCGGGCCGGTCGGACTTTATGAGCCGGTGCATGGGTCTGCGCCCGACATCGCGGGGCAGGGGATCGCTAACCCGCTGGGCGCGATTCTGTCCGCCGCGATGATGCTGCGCTATTCGTTCGACCTCGACGCGGAGGCCGCCGCAATCGAAGCCGCTGTCGAACGAACGCTCGCCGCCGGCCACCGCACGCGCGACCTCGCTGCGGCAGGCGAGTCGGCCATCAGCACAACCGACATGGGCCAGCGCATCATCGAGCAACTTGGCTAG
- a CDS encoding acyl-CoA dehydrogenase family protein: MARLEDFKGIESADFFAEDRGMQVILGELLKEEEREAVFTSLHECARLVSGPWNELAREANRAENLPRIMKYDRAGNATEQIDFGPLTRQLRRDAARFGILNEGRSNVHLFALVYLLAHNGEGGLNCGLSCTDGLIRVIEAHGSAFLRETYLPRLRSIETPFAGAQFVTERQGGSDVGAIETAARDNGDGTWAITGEKWFCSNPDEYFLVAARPVGGAAGTAGVAIFFVPRVLPDGRLNNISFRRLKNKLGTQSLPTAEMDFNGATGYVIGDARDGFKLLMSYVINVSRLHNAANACGFLHRAFLEARNYVRQRQAFGGALIDYPMIQETLVSMLERLWRYRLLTFKLAALIDEHGLLPEDSEQAMWQRFLINLVKYRTGATLTASIHDAIMVLGGNGIVEDFTVLPRLLRDAMIIETWEGPHNTLCLQIMRDAAKSNLTDRWRAEISSVLERWPKDFLSSTRERFAQAFQQSIELLSRERLADHAWVAAHARRLVDRLGDLLESAWMSAMALRRASADDVTAALLTSLAMRERLPGQEQFQHPLLNISSQDVSALIQETPVAIEVAWL, translated from the coding sequence ATGGCGCGGCTCGAAGATTTCAAAGGCATCGAAAGCGCAGACTTCTTCGCCGAAGATCGCGGCATGCAGGTCATCCTCGGCGAATTGCTCAAGGAAGAAGAGCGCGAGGCGGTTTTCACATCGCTGCATGAATGCGCCCGCCTGGTGTCTGGTCCCTGGAATGAGCTGGCGCGCGAAGCCAACCGCGCCGAGAACCTGCCGCGCATCATGAAGTACGACCGCGCCGGCAACGCAACCGAGCAGATCGATTTTGGCCCGCTCACCCGACAACTGCGCCGCGACGCCGCCCGCTTCGGCATCCTCAACGAAGGGCGCAGTAACGTGCATCTCTTCGCGCTCGTCTACCTGCTGGCGCACAACGGCGAAGGCGGGCTGAACTGCGGCTTGAGCTGCACCGATGGCTTGATTCGTGTGATCGAAGCGCACGGCTCCGCGTTCTTGCGCGAGACCTATCTGCCGCGCCTGCGCTCCATCGAGACGCCGTTTGCGGGCGCGCAGTTTGTCACCGAGCGCCAGGGCGGCTCGGACGTCGGGGCGATTGAAACCGCGGCGCGTGATAACGGTGATGGGACGTGGGCGATTACTGGTGAGAAGTGGTTCTGCTCGAACCCGGACGAATACTTTCTGGTGGCGGCGCGGCCTGTGGGAGGTGCGGCGGGCACGGCGGGCGTAGCGATCTTCTTCGTGCCGCGGGTGTTGCCGGATGGTCGGTTGAATAACATTTCTTTCAGGCGCTTAAAGAACAAGCTAGGCACGCAATCGCTACCGACGGCGGAGATGGATTTCAACGGCGCGACCGGGTATGTGATTGGCGACGCGCGCGACGGCTTCAAGCTGTTGATGAGTTATGTGATTAATGTGTCGCGCCTGCATAACGCGGCGAACGCCTGCGGGTTTCTGCACCGGGCATTTTTAGAGGCTCGCAATTATGTGCGCCAGCGTCAGGCGTTCGGCGGCGCGCTGATCGATTACCCGATGATTCAGGAGACGCTGGTTTCGATGCTCGAAAGGCTGTGGCGCTACCGGCTGCTGACGTTCAAGCTGGCGGCACTGATTGACGAGCACGGCCTGTTGCCCGAAGACAGCGAGCAGGCGATGTGGCAGCGGTTCTTAATCAATCTGGTGAAGTACCGCACCGGCGCGACGCTGACGGCTTCAATTCACGACGCGATCATGGTCTTAGGCGGCAACGGTATTGTCGAAGACTTCACGGTGCTGCCGCGATTGCTTCGCGACGCGATGATTATTGAGACATGGGAAGGCCCGCACAACACCCTCTGTTTGCAAATCATGCGCGATGCGGCGAAATCGAATTTAACCGACCGCTGGCGCGCAGAGATTAGCAGCGTGCTCGAACGCTGGCCGAAAGATTTCCTCTCGTCCACCCGCGAGCGATTCGCGCAGGCTTTCCAGCAATCCATTGAACTCTTATCAAGAGAGCGCCTCGCTGACCATGCCTGGGTCGCGGCGCACGCGCGGCGGCTGGTGGACCGCCTGGGTGATCTGCTCGAATCAGCATGGATGTCGGCTATGGCTTTGCGACGCGCCAGCGCCGATGATGTCACGGCAGCATTATTGACTTCCCTTGCAATGCGCGAGCGGCTGCCGGGGCAAGAGCAATTCCAACATCCTCT
- a CDS encoding 2-isopropylmalate synthase, with protein MTRPQVKIFDTTLRDGEQSPGCSMNLPEKIRMARQLDRLGVDIIEAGFPIASDGDFEAVKAIARQIRRPVIAGLARATRADIERAWEALREAARPRIHTFLATSDIHLEYKLKISREEALRQARESVALARSYCDDVEFSAEDATRTDMDYLCAVIEAVIEAGAVTVNLPDTVGYITPGEYANFITTVRRRVPNIERAMLSVHCHNDLGLAVANSLAAIEAGVRQIECTINGIGERAGNASLEEIVMALSVRADVMPYRTEIHTEELYPSSQLLTELTGVAVQPNKAIVGRNAFAHEAGIHQDGIIKNRLTYEIITPKSVGVPETTLVLGKHSGRHALGRKCEALGYQFSRQELDRIYRRFTALADQIKAVEDHHILAIISEQMAEASAA; from the coding sequence ATGACACGACCCCAGGTGAAAATCTTTGACACGACTTTGAGAGATGGCGAGCAATCGCCCGGTTGCAGCATGAACCTGCCCGAGAAGATTCGCATGGCACGGCAGCTCGACCGCCTCGGCGTTGATATCATCGAAGCGGGCTTCCCCATCGCTTCCGATGGCGACTTCGAAGCGGTGAAGGCCATCGCCCGGCAGATTCGCCGCCCGGTCATCGCCGGCCTGGCGCGCGCCACCCGCGCCGACATCGAGCGCGCCTGGGAAGCGCTGCGCGAAGCCGCCCGCCCGCGCATTCACACGTTTCTGGCGACTTCGGACATTCACCTGGAGTACAAGCTAAAGATCAGCCGCGAGGAAGCCTTGCGGCAGGCGCGCGAATCGGTGGCGCTGGCGCGCTCGTACTGCGACGATGTCGAGTTTTCGGCTGAAGACGCGACGCGCACGGACATGGATTATCTCTGCGCCGTCATCGAAGCGGTCATCGAAGCCGGTGCGGTCACGGTCAACCTGCCGGACACGGTCGGCTACATCACGCCGGGTGAGTACGCCAACTTCATCACCACCGTTCGCCGCCGCGTGCCCAACATCGAGCGGGCGATGCTTTCGGTTCACTGCCACAACGATCTCGGGCTGGCGGTCGCCAACTCGCTCGCCGCCATTGAAGCCGGCGTGCGGCAGATCGAATGCACGATCAATGGCATCGGCGAGCGCGCCGGCAACGCGTCGCTCGAAGAGATCGTCATGGCCTTGAGCGTGCGCGCCGATGTGATGCCTTACCGCACAGAGATTCACACCGAGGAGCTTTATCCGTCCAGCCAGTTGCTCACGGAGCTGACGGGCGTGGCCGTTCAGCCGAATAAAGCCATCGTCGGGCGCAACGCCTTCGCGCACGAAGCCGGCATCCATCAGGATGGCATCATCAAGAACCGCCTGACCTACGAGATCATCACGCCAAAATCGGTCGGCGTGCCCGAGACCACGCTCGTCCTCGGCAAGCATTCGGGCCGGCACGCGCTCGGTCGCAAGTGCGAAGCTCTGGGTTATCAGTTCTCGCGCCAGGAGCTTGACCGCATCTATCGCCGCTTCACGGCGCTCGCCGATCAGATCAAGGCGGTCGAAGATCATCACATCCTTGCCATCATCAGCGAGCAGATGGCCGAAGCCAGCGCGGCATAA
- the leuC gene encoding 3-isopropylmalate dehydratase large subunit has protein sequence MPKTLFEKIWDAHVVRQQPEQPALLYIDCHLVHEVTSPQAFEGLRLAGRRVRRPDLTYATMDHNVPTWSRSLPILDEVAKTQIQTLEDNCREFGIPLYGLDSPSQGIVHVIGPELGITRPGMTIVCGDSHTSTHGAFGALAFGIGTSEVEHVLATQCLLQSRPKTFRININGRLPRGVTAKDVVLFIIRTIGTAGATGYVVEYAGETIRRMTMEERMTVCNMSIEAGARAGMIAPDDVTYAYLRGREFTPVGEAFAEAVAYWKSLPTDEGATFDRELDLDVSNLAPQVSWGTSPGMVISATEAIPDPDSWSDDNVRKAARRALEYMGLEPGTPIQDVEIDRVFIGSCTNSRIEDLRAAAEIARGRHVNPHVQAMVVPGSQAIKRQAEAEGLDAVFKAAGFDWRESGCSMCLGMNPDILQPGERCASTSNRNFEGRQGRGGRTHLVSPAMAAAAAIAGHFVDVRGWDAE, from the coding sequence ATGCCAAAGACGCTTTTCGAAAAAATCTGGGACGCGCATGTTGTCCGCCAGCAGCCTGAGCAGCCGGCGCTGCTCTACATCGATTGTCATCTGGTCCACGAAGTCACTTCGCCGCAGGCCTTCGAGGGCTTGCGACTGGCAGGCCGCCGCGTGCGCCGCCCTGACCTGACCTATGCGACGATGGATCACAACGTCCCCACCTGGAGCCGCAGTCTGCCCATCCTCGACGAGGTTGCCAAAACGCAGATACAGACGCTTGAAGACAACTGCCGCGAATTCGGCATCCCGCTCTACGGGCTCGACAGCCCCAGCCAGGGCATCGTCCATGTGATCGGCCCGGAGCTCGGCATCACGCGCCCCGGCATGACCATCGTCTGTGGTGACAGTCACACTTCGACGCACGGCGCGTTTGGGGCGCTGGCTTTCGGCATCGGCACCAGCGAAGTCGAGCACGTGCTGGCCACTCAATGCCTGCTGCAATCCAGGCCGAAGACATTTCGCATCAACATCAATGGTCGGTTGCCGCGCGGCGTGACAGCCAAGGACGTTGTGCTGTTCATCATCCGCACCATCGGCACGGCGGGCGCGACGGGGTACGTCGTCGAATACGCCGGCGAGACGATTCGCCGCATGACGATGGAAGAGCGCATGACGGTCTGCAACATGAGCATCGAAGCGGGCGCGCGCGCCGGCATGATCGCGCCCGACGATGTGACTTACGCTTACCTGCGAGGCCGCGAGTTCACGCCCGTCGGCGAGGCGTTTGCTGAAGCGGTCGCTTACTGGAAGAGCTTGCCGACCGACGAAGGCGCGACCTTTGATCGCGAGCTTGATCTTGATGTATCAAACCTCGCGCCGCAGGTGAGCTGGGGCACCAGTCCCGGCATGGTGATCAGCGCCACCGAGGCGATTCCCGACCCCGATTCGTGGTCGGACGACAACGTGCGCAAGGCGGCGCGGCGGGCGCTGGAGTACATGGGACTTGAGCCGGGCACGCCGATTCAGGATGTTGAGATCGACCGCGTCTTCATCGGCTCTTGCACGAACTCGCGCATCGAAGATTTGCGCGCCGCCGCGGAGATTGCCCGAGGACGCCATGTAAACCCGCACGTCCAGGCGATGGTCGTGCCCGGCTCGCAAGCGATCAAGCGGCAGGCCGAAGCCGAAGGGCTCGACGCGGTATTCAAAGCCGCCGGCTTCGACTGGCGCGAATCGGGTTGCAGCATGTGCTTAGGCATGAACCCGGACATCTTGCAGCCGGGCGAGCGTTGCGCGTCAACATCGAACCGCAACTTCGAGGGCCGCCAGGGCCGCGGCGGGCGCACCCACCTGGTGAGCCCGGCGATGGCAGCGGCGGCAGCGATTGCCGGCCACTTCGTTGACGTGCGCGGTTGGGACGCCGAGTAG